The Filimonas lacunae genomic sequence CTATTAAAGCAAAGTATCCTACACATACTACCGTGGAAATTATTGAAATGGAAAGCCAGGAAGAAGGCGTATGCTTTTATGTTGCCCTGCTGGATGGTGTTGAAAAAACAATACTGCGCGTATCTTCATCAGGGAGAGAGGTTACTTTTTTTAAGAAAGAGACCATGAAAAAGTAGTGTACTTATAGTAAAGTATTGCTTTATACTGTACAGGTATAATGCACATGAGCCGGGCGTGTATATGTCCGGCTTTTTTGCGTTTACATGATACGTATGCAGGTAAATTTTTATAAAAATTAGCCGGGTAATGAAAAAAGTATTTTCTTTGTGTCAGATTAACGCAAACTTTGTAACTGCTGTAACATAAAGAACCTATGGAGAAGAACATTTTATACGTAAAAGGTGATGCTACTGCGCCAGTAGCTGATGGAAACAAACTGATAGTGCATATCTGCAATGATATGGGTAGATGGGGTAAAGGGTTTGTTTTAGCCATTTCTAAAAAGTGGAAATCTCCTGAAAAAGAATTTAAAGCCTGGTATAAAAGCGGCAACGGTTATGAGTTGGGGGCCGTGCAATTTGTGCAGGTGGAAGCGGATATATGGATAGCCAATGTTATAGGCCAGCATAGCATTTATAAAGATGAAGAGGGGATGCCACCTATTCGTTATAATGCTATTGCAACAGGACTTGAGCAGGTGGGTGCATTTGCTGTGGAAATAAATGCATCAGTACACATGCCAAGAATCGGGTGCGGGTTGGCTGGTGGCACATGGGATAAAATAGAGCCGTTGATTGAATCAGGTATCTGTAATAAGACTGTACCTGTTACGGTGTATGATTATGAATGTTAGAATGAAGGAAGATGAAATTGAATACAGAGCTGTACGTAACAGCTAAAGAAAGATGGCCAGATAGTGGCCAGCAGGTGATAGGATACCAGGAAGGGGAAAATATTGTGGTGTACCAGGCGTATAATTCCAGTATTGCCAACTATGCGGTAGCGCATCAACAATTAGGAGGGAATAGTTTTAGTTATAACAGGATGTCGTGGATTAAACCTAATTTTTTGTGGATGATGTACCGTTGCGGATGGGCCGAAAAAGAAAACCAGGAAAGGGTGCTGGCTTTATGGTTAAGTAAGAAGCACCTGGAACTAATTTTAGAGCAGGCAGTGTTTTCCACCTTTGGCAATGGCCGGTATGAAAGCCATGAAGCGTGGAAGCAGGCGTTAGCCACAAAAGAGGTGCGATTACAATGGGACCCTGATCATGACCCCTACGGGCAAAAGTTGAACAGGCGTGCTATTCAATTAGGACTAAAAGGGGATATACTGGAATCATTTGGTAAAGAGATGGTTTCAAAAATTGAAGACATTACAGATTTTGTAAAAGCCCAGAAACAATATGTAAACAACCGCCGGCTGGATATGCTACAAGTGCCGGTAGAGCAGGTTTTTGAAATACAAAACCAGGAGTTGTGTAAACGTATTGGGATAGTGGGCGCAGTGTAAAAAGGATTTTTTATGAACGAGAAGAATGTAAAAGCCAGCAGCAAATTTCTAAGCCTGGTTTTAAGACACAGACCTGAAATAATCGGGTTGGAGTTGGATAGTAATGGGTGGGCTGATGTGCAGGAGTTGATTGCTAAATGCCAATCAGAAGGCCGTAGTTTAAGCAGGGAAGAGCTGGATGAAATAGTGGCTTTGAATGATAAAAAAAGGTTTGCATATAATGAGAGTGGCACGCATATAAGGGCTAGTCAGGGGCATTCTATTGAGGTAGAATTAAACCTTGCAGCCAGCGAGCCCCCGGAATATTTATATCATGGAACTGTAGGGGCATTTGTTCCGGCTATTCAGCAACAAGGACTGCTGAAAATGCAACGCCAGCACGTGCATTTAAGCAAAGACAAAGAAACGGCTATTAAAGTAGGTGGCAGGCGGGGAGTGCCTGTTGTGCTGGTAGTAAGAAGCGGGCATATGCACAAAGATGGGTTTACATTTTGCCTTTCAGATAATGGGGTATGGCTAACCGATCATGTGCCTGCAAAGTATATTCAACATGGTGTATAGTATTTAATTTTTTGGTAATGAAAACGGTACAATTATACAGGCCTGTAGGTATTAGGGAATATGAATTAATTCTTGAGTCAGACTCTACATGTTTTCCGCCAAGGTTAAGCTGGCAGCCTATTTTTTATCCTGTATTAAACCAGCCCTATGCTGAACAGATAGCTTGCGAGTGGAACACACTGGATGAGTTTTCGGGCTATTGTGGCATAGTTACACAGTTTGCTTTAAGTGAATCACATTATAATACATATGTAGTACAGGAAGTAGGCGGCAGCATACATAACGAATTATGGGTGCCTGCTGAGGAACTGACTTTGTTTAATGAACATATTGTAGGAAAGATAGAAGTAGTAAAAGTGTTTTTGGGAGAGAAGTTTATAATGCCGGATAGTGAATTATTAACCCCTACACTCTTAAAATTCAGATAGTATGAAATACGGTAATGATTGGTTGAAAGAGAAATATAATAAGGAAGAAGCATTGAAGTATTTATTCTTTTGGGGGCATGCGCCTTCTAAAGATGGCAGCGTTACTAAAAGTTGTTTTAGCCAGTGGTGGAATGCGCCGTTTGAAGTAGAGGGCGTTACTTATAAAACGGCTGAACATTGGATGATGGCTGAAAAGGCAAGAGTGTTTGGCGATACAGAAATGCGTGAAAAGGCTATACAGGCTGCCACACCGCACCAGGCAAAGAAAGTAGGCCGGATGGTGCGGGATTTTAACCCGGTTACCTGGAATGAAGAGAAGTTTGGTATTGTAGTAGCAGGTAATATGTATAAGTATTCGCAACATCCGGCGTTGAAAACGTTTTTATTGAATACAGAGGATAGGATATTAGTAGAAGCCAGCCCGATGGACAAGATATGGGGCATTGGTTTGGCTGCGGGTAAAGAAGGCATTGAAAACCCTTATACCTGGAAAGGAGAAAACCTGTTAGGATATGCATTAATGGAGGTTAGGGACAGGTTAAAATAGATAGTTATGACAACAAGGAGTTGGGGCAGGGATATATTATTGGGAGTTGCTACCGGCGATGCTTTGGGTGTGCCGGTAGAATTTCTGTCGCGCAATGTAATAGCCAGAAGCCCGGTTACAGATATGCGTGGTTACGGTACGCATAACCAGCCTGCAGGTACTTGGTCTGACGATAGTTCTCTTACTTTTTGTCTGGCGGAAATGCTTTGTAATGGATATGATTTACAGGAGCTGGCTAACCGTTTTGTAAACTGGAAGGAGTATGCTTACTGGACGCCGCACGGATTTGTGTTTGATATAGGTATAGCTACTGCCGAAGCTATTACTATGCTGGGTAAAGGCGGCGATCCTTTATTGGCAGGTGGTATAGATGAAGGCAGCAATGGCAATGGCTCTTTGATGCGGATATTGCCCTTGTTGTTATATGTAAAAGACAAACCAATGGCGGAGCGATTTGCCTGTGTGCAACAGGTATCGTCACTTACGCATGCGCACATACGGTCTGTGCTGGCTTGTTTTGTGTATATAGAGTTTGCCCGTCAACTCATGCAAGGGATGAATAAAAGTGCTGCTTTACTGGCTGTGAGAGAAGAGGTGATGGAGTTTGTGGTTGCGTCAAATATTGGTAATCCGCACGAAATGCAGTGGTTGAATAGTTACTGGCTTTGTATCGGGTGGCCTGAAAAAGATATCAGTGCTTCGGGATATGTGGTGAAAACCTTACAGGCGGCTTTGTGGTGTTTGTTTAACACCAATAACTACAAAGACGCTGTATTAAAAGCAGTGAATCTGGGAGACGACACGGACACTGTAGGGGCTATTCTAGGGGGATTGGCTGGCTTGTTGTATGGATGGGAAAGCATTCCCGAACGCTGGATTGCAGTGCTGGCGAGGAAAGAAGAGGTTTTGCAGCTGGCAGACAGGCTGCAAAATATTTGTAGTACGCAAGTCTGATAGTTACTATCTGTTGTAGTTGTGCTACTACATTATCTTGTTTTGAGGTATTACAAAGAGTTGATTGGTTAGGTTACACTGTTAATGAAAATAGGTATTTAATTTGCGCTCTCGTTTAATGGCCGTTGCTACCTAAAAAGCAAATGAATAAATGTTGTTATTTTATTTATTTGACAGTTAATGTTTTAGAAACCTTATACCTACTGATAAACAACCATTCCTTTAAAAGGGAATGGTTTTTGAAAGTAGAAGGCGCACTAAACCAAACTAAACCCCATAACTCTAATGAAATACCTATTAGCTGCCGGACTGTTTTTTACCTGTCAGGCTTCTTTGAGCCAGAATTTGCTGCCACTTGTTTGGCAGATCAGTACTTCTGATACCATTGTTCATTCTGTAGATTCCGATAAACTTAAAGATGCCGGTAAGGTAAACCTGATGCTGTCGTGGGAACGCCAGGGCTACTTCTATCGCACAGGCACCTGCCGTTTAGCGGCAGATTTTTATATGCCTGCTTCCTATGCCGACACTGCATTGGCATTGAACCTGCGCCTGCCTTGTCATGTAAAAGGCTTGTATGTAAACGGCTCTTTTATTGGTGGCGATATTGCCAACCAGTTTTGGACAAAACGGGATGAGGTAAGACATTTTACATTAGATAAACAACTACTGCTACCGGGAAGCTGGAACCGTATTTCTATTGTTGCAGATGAGTTTTCTTATACGGGTGGTAAAACCAACAGCTTGTGTTCATTAACACCTGTACGGGCTGGTAATGATAAAGAAAAAGTGTCCTTATCCTTTTCGGGTGGGGCTTTTGTGTTTCATAAAGATGCTCCTTTTATTAATATTGCTAGTATAGGTGCTAAAGGTTCGGATGCAGAGGTGTTTATTGTAAACGATTTGCACGATACTTTGTATCATACCAATGTAGCGGTTACTGATAACAAACAGGAGTTGTCGTTATATGTAAGCCATGTGATTACAGAGCCTGGGTTTTATGAGTGTGTGG encodes the following:
- a CDS encoding macro domain-containing protein → MEKNILYVKGDATAPVADGNKLIVHICNDMGRWGKGFVLAISKKWKSPEKEFKAWYKSGNGYELGAVQFVQVEADIWIANVIGQHSIYKDEEGMPPIRYNAIATGLEQVGAFAVEINASVHMPRIGCGLAGGTWDKIEPLIESGICNKTVPVTVYDYEC
- a CDS encoding DUF4291 domain-containing protein → MKLNTELYVTAKERWPDSGQQVIGYQEGENIVVYQAYNSSIANYAVAHQQLGGNSFSYNRMSWIKPNFLWMMYRCGWAEKENQERVLALWLSKKHLELILEQAVFSTFGNGRYESHEAWKQALATKEVRLQWDPDHDPYGQKLNRRAIQLGLKGDILESFGKEMVSKIEDITDFVKAQKQYVNNRRLDMLQVPVEQVFEIQNQELCKRIGIVGAV
- a CDS encoding RNA 2'-phosphotransferase, producing MNEKNVKASSKFLSLVLRHRPEIIGLELDSNGWADVQELIAKCQSEGRSLSREELDEIVALNDKKRFAYNESGTHIRASQGHSIEVELNLAASEPPEYLYHGTVGAFVPAIQQQGLLKMQRQHVHLSKDKETAIKVGGRRGVPVVLVVRSGHMHKDGFTFCLSDNGVWLTDHVPAKYIQHGV
- a CDS encoding ADP-ribosylation/crystallin J1 gives rise to the protein MKTVQLYRPVGIREYELILESDSTCFPPRLSWQPIFYPVLNQPYAEQIACEWNTLDEFSGYCGIVTQFALSESHYNTYVVQEVGGSIHNELWVPAEELTLFNEHIVGKIEVVKVFLGEKFIMPDSELLTPTLLKFR
- a CDS encoding NADAR family protein, which codes for MKYGNDWLKEKYNKEEALKYLFFWGHAPSKDGSVTKSCFSQWWNAPFEVEGVTYKTAEHWMMAEKARVFGDTEMREKAIQAATPHQAKKVGRMVRDFNPVTWNEEKFGIVVAGNMYKYSQHPALKTFLLNTEDRILVEASPMDKIWGIGLAAGKEGIENPYTWKGENLLGYALMEVRDRLK
- a CDS encoding ADP-ribosylglycohydrolase family protein; translated protein: MTTRSWGRDILLGVATGDALGVPVEFLSRNVIARSPVTDMRGYGTHNQPAGTWSDDSSLTFCLAEMLCNGYDLQELANRFVNWKEYAYWTPHGFVFDIGIATAEAITMLGKGGDPLLAGGIDEGSNGNGSLMRILPLLLYVKDKPMAERFACVQQVSSLTHAHIRSVLACFVYIEFARQLMQGMNKSAALLAVREEVMEFVVASNIGNPHEMQWLNSYWLCIGWPEKDISASGYVVKTLQAALWCLFNTNNYKDAVLKAVNLGDDTDTVGAILGGLAGLLYGWESIPERWIAVLARKEEVLQLADRLQNICSTQV